In Chryseobacterium gleum, a single genomic region encodes these proteins:
- a CDS encoding NADPH-dependent FMN reductase: MKAIIFNGSLERRTISTSGLISDYFSERLKMSGIQTDIFTLADSGIPLFDVTLTKTPLAVERMVQMFTDADLHIWLAPLYHGSIPGVMKNCLDWLEVTANRYEPYLTDKTVGMVCWADGLQAMQGINTMDSIAKSLRAWPLPFSVPVVRSSLFASDNSTQISDLYSGKFDKLISIATSKKIESSGLTKSAD; encoded by the coding sequence ATGAAAGCAATTATATTCAACGGATCACTGGAAAGAAGAACCATATCTACTTCCGGACTGATTTCGGATTATTTTTCAGAGCGGCTGAAAATGTCAGGCATTCAGACTGATATTTTTACACTTGCAGATTCCGGAATTCCATTATTTGATGTTACACTCACCAAAACTCCCTTGGCAGTGGAACGCATGGTTCAGATGTTTACTGATGCTGATTTGCATATATGGCTGGCTCCTCTTTATCATGGCAGCATTCCGGGAGTGATGAAAAACTGCCTGGACTGGCTCGAAGTAACCGCTAACAGATACGAACCTTATCTCACCGATAAAACAGTAGGAATGGTATGCTGGGCAGACGGCCTACAGGCCATGCAGGGAATCAATACGATGGATTCTATTGCCAAATCGTTACGTGCCTGGCCGCTGCCATTCAGTGTGCCTGTTGTAAGATCATCATTATTTGCATCTGACAATTCAACACAAATTTCGGATCTCTATTCCGGTAAGTTTGATAAGCTTATCAGCATTGCAACTTCTAAAAAAATAGAAAGTTCAGGATTAACAAAATCAGCAGACTAG